A genomic window from Gemmatimonadaceae bacterium includes:
- a CDS encoding GxxExxY protein, translated as MTREPLLREEVTGSVIGAFFEVYNTLGFGFLEHLYVMALERELRARGHRVSREVYVPVSYKGDLLGKQRLDMIVDDAVVVETKSTYELHRAATRQVYNYLRATALEVGLVLHFGPTPKFYRIVGPQSRRSDGDPERSGSPGCS; from the coding sequence ATGACCCGCGAACCTCTGCTCCGCGAAGAAGTCACCGGCTCGGTGATCGGCGCCTTTTTCGAGGTCTACAACACCCTCGGCTTCGGCTTTCTGGAGCACCTGTATGTCATGGCCCTGGAACGCGAACTGCGCGCCCGAGGACATCGGGTGAGTCGCGAGGTGTATGTGCCCGTGAGCTACAAGGGTGATCTCCTGGGCAAGCAGCGTCTCGACATGATCGTGGACGACGCGGTGGTGGTGGAGACCAAGTCCACGTACGAGCTGCACCGGGCCGCCACGCGGCAGGTGTACAACTATCTGCGCGCCACCGCCCTCGAGGTCGGACTGGTGCTGCATTTTGGCCCCACGCCAAAGTTCTACCGGATCGTTGGTCCGCAGAGCCGGCGTTCAGACGGGGATCCAGAACGGAGTGGTTCGCCCGGATGCTCCTGA
- the lepA gene encoding translation elongation factor 4: MRPPRIVLSSPASSIVDLSLIRNFCIVAHIDHGKSTLADRLIEATGMLQKREMKQQVLDTLDLERERGITIKLNAVRMSYTARDGKTYELNLIDTPGHVDFTYEVSRSLNACEGAILVVDASQGIQAQTLSNLFLAMDAGLEILPVLNKIDLPGAEPERRKQEVHDLIGADPDEILLVSAKEGIGVPELLEEIVKRVPPPKGDRDGPLRALIFDSYYDRYRGAIPSVRVVDGVLKPGMKIFFASGSRDAYEVAEVGVNQLRQVETDSLGPGEVGYVVANVRSVKETRAGDTVMDFEHPAAQALPGYRDVHSMVFSGLYPTDTQQYETLRDALDKLVLNDASLHFEPESSIALGFGFRCGFLGLLHMDIVQERLEREFDLDLITTVPNVEYHVYHTDGTMELIENPSKMPAPGVIGRIEEPYVKARIMAPADYIGPIMSLGNERRGVYKNMTYLDQSRVEFDWEFPLAEIILDFFDRLKTISRGYASLDYEMLDYRPSDLVKLDMLINGDAVDAFSVIIHRDKAYEWGRKIADKLKELIPRQLFEVAIQAAIGTKIIARTSVKALRKDVLAKCYGGDISRKRKLLEKQKEGKKRMKQVGAVEIPQEAFLAVLQVD, encoded by the coding sequence GTGCGACCGCCGCGCATCGTGTTGTCGTCGCCAGCATCGAGCATCGTGGATCTCTCGCTCATCCGCAATTTCTGCATCGTCGCGCACATCGATCACGGCAAGTCCACGCTCGCGGACCGGCTGATCGAAGCCACCGGCATGCTGCAGAAGCGGGAGATGAAGCAGCAGGTGCTGGACACGCTCGATCTGGAGCGGGAGCGCGGCATCACGATCAAGCTCAACGCCGTGCGGATGTCGTACACGGCGCGCGACGGCAAGACGTACGAGCTGAACCTGATCGACACGCCGGGCCACGTGGATTTCACGTACGAGGTGTCGCGCTCGCTCAACGCCTGCGAGGGCGCGATCCTGGTGGTGGACGCGTCGCAGGGCATCCAGGCGCAGACGTTGTCGAATCTCTTCCTGGCCATGGACGCCGGGCTCGAGATCCTGCCCGTGCTCAACAAGATCGACCTTCCGGGCGCCGAGCCCGAGCGGCGCAAGCAGGAGGTGCACGATCTGATCGGCGCCGACCCCGACGAGATCCTGCTGGTGAGCGCCAAGGAAGGCATCGGCGTGCCCGAGCTGCTGGAGGAGATCGTGAAGCGGGTGCCGCCGCCCAAGGGCGACCGCGACGGCCCGCTGCGCGCGCTGATCTTCGACTCGTACTACGACCGCTACCGCGGCGCCATTCCCAGCGTGCGCGTGGTGGACGGCGTGCTCAAGCCCGGCATGAAGATCTTCTTTGCCAGCGGCAGTCGCGACGCGTACGAGGTGGCCGAGGTGGGCGTGAACCAGCTGCGCCAGGTGGAGACCGACTCGCTCGGACCGGGCGAGGTGGGCTACGTGGTGGCCAACGTGCGGTCGGTGAAGGAGACGCGGGCCGGCGACACGGTGATGGACTTCGAGCACCCCGCGGCGCAGGCGCTGCCGGGTTACCGGGACGTGCACTCGATGGTGTTCTCGGGGCTCTACCCCACCGACACCCAGCAGTACGAGACGCTGCGCGACGCGCTGGACAAACTCGTGCTCAACGACGCGTCGCTGCACTTCGAGCCCGAGTCGTCGATCGCGCTCGGGTTCGGCTTCCGCTGCGGATTCCTGGGGCTGCTGCACATGGACATCGTGCAGGAGCGGCTGGAGCGCGAGTTCGATCTGGATCTGATCACCACCGTGCCCAACGTGGAGTACCACGTGTACCACACCGACGGCACCATGGAGCTGATCGAGAATCCGTCCAAGATGCCGGCCCCGGGCGTGATCGGGCGCATCGAGGAGCCGTACGTGAAGGCGCGCATCATGGCTCCGGCCGATTACATCGGCCCGATCATGTCGCTGGGCAACGAGCGGCGGGGCGTGTACAAGAACATGACGTACCTGGACCAGTCGCGCGTGGAGTTCGACTGGGAATTCCCGCTCGCCGAGATCATCCTCGACTTCTTCGACCGTCTCAAGACCATCAGCCGCGGGTACGCGTCGCTGGACTACGAGATGCTCGACTACCGGCCCAGCGACCTCGTGAAGCTGGACATGCTCATCAACGGCGACGCCGTGGACGCGTTCTCGGTGATCATCCACCGCGACAAGGCATACGAGTGGGGCCGCAAGATCGCCGACAAGCTCAAGGAACTGATCCCGCGCCAACTGTTCGAGGTGGCCATCCAGGCGGCCATCGGCACCAAGATCATCGCCCGCACGTCGGTGAAGGCGCTGCGCAAGGACGTGCTGGCCAAGTGCTACGGCGGCGACATCAGCCGCAAACGCAAGCTCCTCGAGAAGCAGAAAGAGGGCAAGAAGCGCATGAAGCAGGTGGGCGCCGTGGAGATCCCGCAGGAAGCGTTCCTGGCCGTGCTGCAGGTGGATTAG
- a CDS encoding DUF58 domain-containing protein, with product MDTAHATRADLLDPAHLAALGHVEIVARWVVDGFMAGLHRSPRKGFSVEFAEYRPYLPGDDLRHVDWKIAARADRLVIKQYEEETNLRATVVLDVSRSMVWSGAQLGAFGARDTARLTKLAYAEIVAASIALLLLRQRDAVGLVRFDDRVRTAVPPRGRHGQWRRIVAALDDAGAGRASSAPAALEQAARLLERRGLVVLISDLL from the coding sequence ATGGACACTGCCCACGCCACGCGCGCCGACCTGCTGGACCCCGCGCATCTCGCGGCGCTCGGCCACGTGGAAATCGTTGCCCGCTGGGTGGTGGACGGGTTCATGGCCGGCCTCCATCGCTCGCCCCGCAAGGGATTCTCGGTGGAGTTCGCCGAGTACCGCCCCTATCTGCCCGGCGACGACCTGCGCCACGTGGACTGGAAGATCGCCGCCCGCGCCGACCGCCTGGTCATCAAGCAGTACGAGGAAGAGACCAACCTCCGCGCCACGGTCGTGCTCGACGTCAGCCGCTCCATGGTCTGGAGCGGCGCCCAGCTCGGCGCGTTCGGTGCGCGCGACACGGCCCGGCTCACCAAGCTGGCCTACGCCGAGATCGTCGCGGCGTCCATCGCCTTGCTGCTGCTCCGGCAGCGCGACGCCGTGGGGCTGGTGCGCTTCGACGACCGCGTGCGCACCGCCGTTCCGCCACGCGGGCGCCACGGCCAGTGGCGGCGGATCGTCGCCGCGCTCGACGACGCCGGCGCCGGCCGCGCATCCAGCGCCCCCGCCGCCCTCGAACAGGCCGCGCGGCTGCTCGAACGGCGCGGCCTCGTGGTGCTCATCTCCGACCTGCTC